In the Streptomyces fradiae ATCC 10745 = DSM 40063 genome, one interval contains:
- a CDS encoding EamA family transporter → MTTARISGTVWAALGIVYLVWGSTYLGIRIAVETMPPFLSAGARFVVAGLLLAALLAWRHGPGVLRVTRPQLASAAVVGVLLLVGGNGLVVLAETTVPSGLAALLIAVVPAWVVVLRTAFGERPGPAAYAGVVFGLAGLALLSLPGLSGDVRIGGVLTVVAATLMWSVGSFSSSRIPMPRNPFTASAYEMLAGGVGCALVGLGRGEQRGLDLAEVSARSWTALAYLVVFGSLVAFTAYAWLLQTAPISLVATYAYVNPVVAVLLGWLVLDERLTWPIAVGGAVVVAGVWLIVRAERRPAPPEPPAPATALAPAADGGAAPRDPGAEAPPATVVGGPGTDRR, encoded by the coding sequence ATGACAACCGCGCGCATCAGCGGCACCGTGTGGGCCGCGCTGGGGATCGTGTACCTCGTGTGGGGCTCCACGTACCTCGGCATCCGCATCGCCGTCGAGACGATGCCCCCCTTCCTCTCGGCCGGCGCCCGCTTCGTCGTCGCGGGCCTCCTCCTCGCCGCGCTGCTCGCCTGGCGCCACGGGCCGGGCGTCCTCAGGGTCACGCGGCCCCAGCTCGCCTCCGCCGCGGTGGTCGGCGTCCTGCTGCTCGTCGGCGGCAACGGCCTGGTGGTCCTCGCCGAGACCACCGTGCCGTCCGGGCTCGCGGCCCTGCTCATCGCGGTCGTCCCGGCCTGGGTGGTCGTGCTGCGCACCGCGTTCGGCGAACGGCCCGGCCCCGCCGCGTATGCGGGCGTCGTCTTCGGGCTGGCCGGGCTCGCCCTGCTCAGCCTCCCCGGCCTGAGCGGCGACGTGCGGATCGGCGGCGTCCTCACCGTCGTCGCCGCCACCCTCATGTGGTCGGTGGGCTCCTTCTCGTCCTCCCGCATCCCGATGCCGCGCAACCCCTTCACGGCGAGCGCCTACGAGATGCTCGCGGGCGGCGTCGGCTGCGCCCTCGTCGGCCTCGGCCGGGGGGAGCAGCGCGGGCTGGACCTGGCCGAGGTGTCCGCCCGCTCCTGGACCGCGCTCGCGTACCTCGTCGTCTTCGGCTCGCTGGTCGCCTTCACCGCGTACGCCTGGCTGCTCCAGACCGCGCCGATCTCGCTCGTCGCCACGTACGCCTACGTCAACCCGGTGGTGGCCGTCCTCCTCGGCTGGCTGGTCCTCGACGAGCGGCTGACCTGGCCCATCGCGGTCGGCGGCGCCGTGGTCGTGGCGGGCGTGTGGCTCATCGTCCGCGCCGAACGCCGCCCCGCGCCGCCGGAACCCCCCGCGCCCGCCACCGCCCTCGCGCCCGCCGCCGACGGCGGCGCGGCGCCCCGCGACCCCGGCGCCGAGGCGCCACCGGCCACGGTGGTGGGCGGCCCCGGCACCGACCGCCGGTAG
- a CDS encoding phosphotransferase, which produces MPESTTLGWGLDVVQPPSPDLVTGHAIRQMEAAAHHLWPDATVRLGRIIPSVTSHVQQVDVNGLPWIAKYSVLGSSLVSLLGGSCGDWPTVQRAQARYVAAPDTLVHREAAQLQALADAGLPVPAVRVAHGVLFTEPVPGVTLADRITADPARTAEILAAVTTAVAGPLRDERVTALVDRLPIPERSISRTFLRKFNGVSGPRYLAQAPHGAVLDAVVSRLRRASAGPALLDRPVVYGDLKPEHVIWPDHGGGPLFIDPGLMRSQPCADLAKVASRLVLGLVTAHAPAEHSRTVLDGITDHVLAQAAAQPGRDRTTWLYQTTTLWLMDTTNILTTCLSAPAGLPLPLQGTALVARASTVVRMLNKASGHLLEADSPVSAWRACVDQAAQAAAA; this is translated from the coding sequence ATGCCCGAATCAACCACACTCGGCTGGGGCCTGGACGTCGTCCAGCCGCCGAGCCCGGACCTGGTCACCGGCCACGCCATCCGGCAGATGGAGGCCGCCGCCCACCATCTCTGGCCGGATGCGACGGTACGCCTCGGGCGCATCATCCCGAGCGTTACCAGCCACGTCCAGCAGGTCGACGTGAACGGCCTGCCGTGGATCGCGAAGTACAGCGTCCTCGGGTCGTCGCTCGTGTCGCTGCTGGGCGGGTCGTGCGGTGACTGGCCGACCGTCCAGCGCGCGCAGGCCCGGTACGTCGCGGCCCCGGACACGCTCGTCCACCGCGAGGCCGCCCAGCTCCAGGCGCTCGCCGACGCCGGCCTTCCGGTCCCCGCGGTCCGGGTCGCACACGGGGTGCTGTTCACGGAGCCCGTGCCCGGTGTGACGCTGGCCGACCGGATCACCGCCGACCCGGCCCGGACCGCCGAGATCCTCGCCGCCGTGACCACCGCCGTCGCGGGGCCGCTCCGGGACGAGCGGGTCACGGCGCTCGTCGACCGGCTGCCCATCCCCGAGCGGTCGATCAGCCGCACGTTCCTGCGCAAGTTCAACGGCGTCTCGGGCCCGCGCTATCTCGCCCAGGCCCCCCACGGCGCCGTCCTCGACGCGGTGGTGTCCCGGCTGCGCCGCGCCTCCGCCGGGCCCGCTCTCCTGGATCGGCCCGTCGTGTATGGCGACCTGAAGCCGGAGCACGTGATCTGGCCCGACCACGGCGGCGGCCCGCTGTTCATCGACCCGGGCCTGATGCGCAGCCAGCCGTGCGCCGACCTCGCGAAGGTCGCGTCGCGGCTCGTCCTCGGGCTCGTCACCGCGCACGCCCCGGCTGAGCACAGCCGTACCGTCCTCGACGGCATCACCGACCACGTCCTGGCCCAAGCCGCCGCCCAGCCGGGACGGGACCGCACCACATGGCTCTACCAGACAACGACGTTGTGGCTGATGGACACCACGAACATCCTCACGACGTGCCTGTCCGCACCGGCCGGACTGCCGCTCCCCCTCCAGGGGACGGCCCTCGTCGCCCGCGCGTCCACGGTCGTCCGCATGCTCAACAAGGCCAGCGGCCACCTCCTCGAAGCCGACTCCCCGGTGTCGGCGTGGCGGGCCTGCGTGGACCAGGCGGCCCAGGCGGCCGCCGCGTGA
- a CDS encoding lactate/malate family dehydrogenase: MTAVGVIGAGAVGQAVGMLLAASGWCRTVAVASRSGRSAAALVTDLEDMGQAGGSPVRLVTAAPAHMRACDAVVVCPRAAFTNTATRDVRMAGLRANGVLLRRLARQFTAYSGVVLVVTNPVDVMTRLFAEESGCARVLGVGSNTDSARYRAILARRLRVPAAAVHGHVIGEHGDHAVICASTTTVHGRRMPVPVPVTEIREELAARPGRIADGIGRTRCGPAAATVTALAHALGVTDGVVELSAHWRDGVHLGVPLHFTGGRRTECMPTLAPNEASQLAAAESKLRAAYETLQAAEKEKTPA, encoded by the coding sequence GTGACCGCCGTCGGCGTCATCGGCGCCGGGGCCGTCGGCCAGGCCGTCGGGATGCTCCTCGCCGCCTCCGGATGGTGCCGCACCGTGGCGGTCGCCTCGCGCTCCGGGCGCAGTGCCGCCGCGCTCGTCACCGATCTGGAGGACATGGGCCAGGCCGGCGGCTCACCCGTACGGCTGGTCACCGCGGCGCCCGCCCACATGCGGGCCTGCGACGCCGTGGTGGTCTGCCCCCGCGCCGCGTTCACCAACACCGCGACCCGCGATGTCCGGATGGCCGGGCTGCGCGCCAACGGGGTGCTGCTGCGGCGCCTGGCCCGCCAGTTCACCGCGTACAGCGGCGTGGTCCTGGTCGTCACCAACCCCGTCGACGTGATGACCCGGCTGTTCGCGGAGGAGTCCGGCTGCGCACGGGTCCTGGGCGTCGGGTCGAACACCGACAGCGCGCGGTACCGGGCGATCCTCGCGCGCCGCCTGCGCGTCCCGGCCGCCGCCGTCCACGGGCACGTCATCGGGGAGCACGGCGACCACGCCGTGATCTGCGCCAGCACCACCACCGTCCACGGCCGTCGCATGCCCGTGCCCGTGCCGGTGACGGAGATCCGCGAGGAACTCGCGGCCCGGCCGGGGCGCATCGCGGACGGGATCGGCCGGACCCGGTGCGGGCCCGCCGCCGCCACGGTGACCGCCCTGGCCCACGCGCTCGGCGTGACGGACGGCGTGGTCGAGCTGTCCGCCCACTGGCGCGACGGCGTCCACCTCGGGGTGCCGCTGCACTTCACCGGCGGCCGCCGCACCGAATGCATGCCGACCCTGGCCCCGAACGAGGCCAGCCAGCTCGCGGCCGCCGAGTCGAAGCTCCGCGCCGCGTACGAGACCCTGCAAGCCGCAGAGAAGGAGAAGACCCCCGCATGA
- a CDS encoding ATP-binding protein, translated as MDRDATPHDTRGTRPIPPPHPPAPPAASPAPPARPPAPPAPAPAQASGYAVPPSPSGYVASSAPPPPAPLHAPVPQAGSSVVDWLRTPRPESEPGVWRLGHRPRPQEEPERVPARRLFAGAVISLLSGWLLWSLLWNGYLGHYWLWPLLVLTPDSWRFEPATWATASYVYYALVGGALLVFFARVGHVPEIFRRYARRPRAKAAALPPPRSGADPADWPELRAAGLDEAADRLAEAARTGALGDVDYARIQRAWQGVRTRPGRLAAFTESVRDRGPAACAHPSGARDLPVRTATHDLATGQVRIGTAADHPRNPYARRTTGVALEPDLLGTSLLAVGPAASGKTVHLVRPVTEALCLQALANRAAVVAVTAQGAPLAPDEAFDVVIAVGRPDARYDLDLYGGADDPDEAARTLAEALVGDLVPDSRRAATALAQLIGPYRAAYGRFPAVPELRELLGGSPQALAELRAAVAGDPAQLRELDARARQAERGDDVAVLLAERVAFLDRPAFAHAFRTDGEGHRFSLRAVEHPLRVRVDLPERGHAEASRIVARLLFAQFTEAALGRADRSLFACLVLDDATDTITADSVRAVQRLRSAHAGVVLSLRTLQDVPEALRGPLLGAVGCRMAFSGLAPWDGGRFAEVWGTEWVQTRDVTNRQIISDEPLTKAVHLMRRLVTGRAATAEAVTVREVERQRWSASELAHGVPAGHAVLSVTGVRGEYAPPLLVDLRG; from the coding sequence ATGGACAGGGACGCTACGCCACACGACACCCGGGGCACCCGCCCCATCCCCCCACCCCACCCCCCGGCCCCGCCGGCGGCGTCCCCGGCCCCGCCCGCGCGACCGCCCGCGCCCCCCGCGCCCGCCCCGGCGCAGGCCTCCGGGTACGCCGTCCCGCCGTCGCCGTCCGGGTACGTCGCCTCTTCGGCGCCGCCCCCGCCCGCCCCGCTCCACGCGCCCGTGCCGCAGGCCGGGTCCTCCGTCGTGGACTGGCTGCGCACCCCCCGCCCGGAGTCGGAGCCCGGCGTGTGGCGGCTCGGCCACCGCCCGCGCCCCCAGGAGGAGCCCGAGCGGGTCCCCGCCCGGCGGCTCTTCGCCGGAGCGGTGATCTCCCTGCTCAGCGGCTGGCTGCTGTGGTCCCTGCTCTGGAACGGCTACCTGGGCCACTACTGGCTGTGGCCGCTGCTGGTCCTCACCCCCGACTCCTGGCGGTTCGAGCCCGCGACCTGGGCCACCGCGAGCTACGTCTACTACGCCCTCGTCGGCGGCGCCCTCCTGGTCTTCTTCGCCCGCGTCGGCCATGTGCCGGAGATCTTCCGCCGGTACGCGCGCCGCCCCCGCGCCAAGGCCGCCGCGCTTCCGCCGCCGCGCTCCGGGGCCGACCCCGCCGACTGGCCCGAGCTGCGCGCCGCCGGGCTGGACGAGGCGGCCGACCGGCTCGCCGAGGCCGCCCGCACGGGGGCGCTCGGCGACGTGGACTACGCCCGCATCCAGCGCGCCTGGCAGGGTGTGCGCACCCGGCCGGGCCGCCTCGCCGCCTTCACCGAGTCCGTCCGGGACCGGGGCCCCGCCGCCTGCGCCCACCCCTCCGGGGCACGGGACCTGCCGGTGCGGACGGCCACCCACGACCTCGCCACCGGCCAGGTCCGCATCGGCACGGCCGCCGACCACCCCCGCAACCCGTACGCCCGCCGCACCACCGGCGTCGCCCTCGAACCGGACCTGCTGGGCACCTCCCTGCTCGCGGTGGGCCCCGCGGCCTCCGGCAAGACCGTCCACCTGGTCCGGCCCGTCACCGAGGCGCTGTGCCTCCAGGCCCTGGCCAACCGCGCCGCCGTCGTCGCCGTCACCGCGCAGGGCGCGCCGCTCGCCCCGGACGAGGCGTTCGACGTGGTCATCGCGGTCGGGCGCCCCGACGCGCGGTACGACCTCGACCTGTACGGCGGCGCCGACGACCCCGACGAGGCCGCCCGCACCCTGGCGGAGGCCCTGGTCGGGGACCTGGTGCCGGACAGCCGCCGCGCCGCGACCGCGCTGGCCCAGCTCATCGGCCCCTACCGGGCCGCGTACGGGCGCTTCCCCGCCGTACCGGAGCTGCGCGAACTCCTCGGCGGCTCCCCGCAGGCCCTCGCGGAGCTGCGCGCCGCCGTCGCGGGGGATCCCGCCCAGCTCAGGGAGCTGGACGCCCGCGCCCGGCAGGCGGAGCGCGGCGACGACGTGGCGGTGCTCCTCGCCGAGCGCGTCGCCTTCCTGGACCGCCCCGCCTTCGCCCACGCCTTCCGCACCGACGGCGAGGGCCACCGCTTCTCGCTGCGCGCCGTCGAGCACCCGCTGCGCGTCCGCGTCGACCTGCCCGAGCGCGGCCACGCCGAGGCGTCGCGGATCGTGGCGCGGCTGCTGTTCGCCCAGTTCACGGAGGCCGCGCTCGGCCGCGCCGACCGGTCGCTGTTCGCCTGCCTGGTCCTGGACGACGCCACCGACACGATCACCGCCGACTCGGTGCGCGCCGTCCAGCGCCTGCGCTCCGCGCACGCGGGCGTCGTCCTGTCGCTGCGCACCCTGCAGGACGTGCCCGAGGCGCTGCGCGGGCCGCTGCTGGGCGCGGTGGGCTGCCGGATGGCGTTCTCGGGGCTGGCGCCGTGGGACGGGGGCCGGTTCGCCGAGGTGTGGGGCACGGAGTGGGTGCAGACCCGCGACGTCACCAACCGGCAGATCATCTCCGACGAGCCGCTCACCAAGGCCGTGCACCTCATGCGGCGCCTGGTCACGGGCCGGGCCGCCACCGCCGAGGCGGTCACCGTGCGGGAGGTCGAGCGCCAGCGGTGGTCCGCCTCGGAGCTGGCGCACGGCGTCCCGGCCGGGCACGCGGTCCTGTCGGTCACGGGCGTCCGCGGCGAGTACGCCCCGCCGCTGCTGGTCGACCTCCGGGGCTGA
- a CDS encoding transcriptional regulator, producing the protein MMSPEGVGALLRGVREQAGRTREEQALLVEEAQGGRFFDPENLKRWETERRLPTPVFHEPIARAYGVTAAEVRRAIAASRQARRRRGTEEMSDVDRRRFIGAAAATVGVAGLPGIAQARDAIDSALVAESDGDLTYLGAAFERHSGGYGGRLPEVVLAEMRADLDLLRDVLARPHPAGARADLVRTAAGMAGLVAIIQHDRGDQPDAARWFATAERAARESGDRRVTGWVLARHAMVPLNYGAPRQAAALAARARRETGAAPSAAAALSAAVTARALAALGDRAGARRAVDDVRTLVERLDGAETADTWTGYPAQKHHVHLSQAYTLLGDSRAAYAAQDEALALTRSGSTMTRALLALDRAACLHADGDPAAAAEMAAETLERLPGAYRTGLVGARGRALHGRLPGRARDRLGQALERRT; encoded by the coding sequence ATGATGAGTCCGGAGGGCGTCGGCGCCCTCTTACGGGGAGTCCGTGAACAGGCGGGCCGCACCCGCGAGGAGCAGGCTCTGCTGGTCGAGGAAGCCCAGGGCGGCCGGTTCTTCGACCCGGAGAACCTCAAGCGATGGGAGACGGAACGGCGGCTGCCGACACCCGTGTTCCACGAACCGATCGCCCGCGCGTACGGGGTGACGGCCGCTGAGGTGCGCCGCGCCATCGCGGCATCACGGCAAGCCCGCCGCCGGCGGGGCACGGAGGAGATGAGCGACGTGGACCGACGACGCTTCATAGGGGCAGCCGCCGCGACCGTCGGCGTCGCCGGGCTGCCGGGCATCGCCCAGGCGAGGGACGCCATCGACAGTGCCCTCGTTGCGGAGTCCGACGGGGATCTGACGTATCTCGGAGCCGCGTTCGAACGGCACAGCGGCGGCTACGGCGGCCGCCTCCCGGAGGTTGTCCTGGCCGAGATGCGCGCCGACCTCGACCTGCTGCGGGATGTACTGGCCCGTCCCCATCCGGCGGGTGCGCGGGCCGACCTGGTGCGCACGGCGGCGGGGATGGCCGGTCTGGTCGCGATCATCCAACACGACCGCGGCGACCAGCCGGACGCGGCCCGCTGGTTCGCGACGGCGGAGCGGGCCGCGCGCGAGTCCGGCGACCGCCGCGTCACCGGCTGGGTGCTGGCCCGGCACGCCATGGTGCCGCTGAACTACGGCGCACCCCGGCAGGCCGCGGCGCTGGCGGCCAGGGCCCGGCGGGAGACCGGCGCCGCACCGTCGGCGGCAGCAGCGCTCTCCGCCGCCGTCACCGCGCGGGCGCTGGCGGCGCTGGGAGACCGGGCCGGGGCGCGACGCGCGGTGGACGACGTGCGGACGCTGGTGGAGCGGTTGGACGGCGCGGAGACGGCCGACACGTGGACCGGCTATCCGGCGCAGAAGCACCACGTGCACCTTTCGCAGGCGTACACCCTGCTGGGAGACTCCCGCGCGGCCTACGCGGCGCAGGACGAGGCGCTGGCGCTCACGCGGTCGGGGTCGACGATGACGAGGGCACTGCTCGCCCTCGACCGGGCGGCCTGCCTGCATGCGGACGGCGACCCGGCGGCGGCCGCCGAGATGGCGGCCGAGACGCTGGAGCGGTTGCCCGGCGCGTACCGGACGGGCCTGGTCGGGGCACGCGGGCGGGCGTTGCACGGGCGGTTGCCCGGCCGGGCTCGCGACCGACTCGGGCAGGCCCTCGAACGCCGAACGTGA
- the dxr gene encoding 1-deoxy-D-xylulose-5-phosphate reductoisomerase: protein MSDSPAPLADPHIAFDPAEGRRDVVVLGSTGSIGTQAIDLVLRNPDRFRVTALSAAGGRPGLLAEQARRLRVAAVAVAREDAVPALREALKEAYGSEPLPEILAGPDAATHLAASDCHTVLNGITGSIGLAPTLAALEAGRTLALANKESLIVGGPLVKAVAKPGQIIPVDSEHAALFQALAAGTRADVRKLVVTASGGPFRGRTRAELATVTREDALAHPTWAMGPVITVNSATLVNKGLEVIEAHLLYDIPFDRIEVVVHPQSYVHSMVEFTDGSTLAQATPPDMRGPIAIGIGWPERVPDAAPAFDWSTASTWEFFPLDTEAFPSVGLARHVGELGGTAPAVFNAANEECVDAFLAGRLPFTGIMDTVTEVVAEHGTPAPGTSLTVADVLEAETWARARARELAAEAARTTAEVRA, encoded by the coding sequence ATGAGCGACAGCCCAGCACCCCTCGCCGACCCGCACATCGCCTTCGATCCGGCCGAAGGCCGCCGGGACGTCGTCGTCCTCGGCTCCACCGGGTCCATCGGCACCCAGGCCATCGACCTGGTGCTGCGCAACCCCGACCGGTTCCGCGTCACCGCGCTGTCCGCCGCGGGCGGGCGCCCCGGGCTCCTCGCCGAGCAGGCGCGCCGGCTGCGCGTCGCCGCCGTCGCCGTGGCCCGCGAGGACGCGGTGCCGGCCCTGCGGGAGGCGCTGAAGGAGGCGTACGGCTCCGAGCCGCTGCCCGAGATCCTCGCGGGCCCGGACGCCGCCACGCACCTCGCGGCCTCCGACTGCCACACGGTGCTCAACGGCATCACCGGCTCCATCGGTCTCGCGCCGACGCTCGCCGCGCTGGAGGCGGGCCGCACGCTCGCCCTCGCCAACAAGGAGTCGCTCATCGTCGGCGGCCCGCTGGTCAAGGCCGTCGCCAAGCCCGGCCAGATCATCCCGGTCGACTCCGAGCACGCCGCGCTCTTCCAGGCCCTCGCGGCCGGCACCCGCGCCGACGTCCGCAAGCTCGTCGTCACCGCCTCCGGCGGCCCCTTCCGCGGCCGTACGCGCGCGGAGCTGGCGACCGTCACCCGCGAGGACGCCCTCGCCCACCCCACCTGGGCCATGGGCCCGGTCATCACCGTCAACAGCGCCACGCTCGTCAACAAGGGGCTGGAGGTGATCGAGGCCCACCTGCTGTACGACATCCCGTTCGACCGCATCGAGGTCGTCGTCCACCCCCAGTCGTACGTGCACTCCATGGTGGAGTTCACCGACGGCTCCACGCTCGCCCAGGCCACCCCGCCCGACATGCGCGGCCCCATCGCCATCGGCATCGGCTGGCCCGAGCGCGTCCCCGACGCCGCCCCCGCCTTCGACTGGTCCACGGCCTCCACCTGGGAGTTCTTCCCCCTCGACACCGAGGCGTTCCCCTCCGTCGGCCTCGCCCGGCACGTCGGTGAGCTGGGCGGCACCGCGCCCGCCGTCTTCAACGCCGCCAACGAGGAGTGCGTCGACGCCTTCCTCGCCGGCCGGCTGCCCTTCACCGGCATCATGGACACCGTCACCGAGGTCGTCGCCGAGCACGGCACGCCCGCCCCGGGAACCTCCCTGACGGTCGCGGACGTCCTCGAAGCGGAGACCTGGGCGCGCGCCCGGGCCCGCGAGCTGGCGGCCGAGGCCGCACGGACGACCGCGGAGGTCCGCGCATGA
- a CDS encoding aldehyde dehydrogenase family protein — MTVTHAFWLAGRQATGEATFDVTSPWDGRLVGQVSVPTEAQVEEAVAAAHAVVDEFAATPAHVRAAALDHVSKRLAERTEEIARLITAENGKPLKWARGEVGRAVSVFRFAAEEARRFNGGEAQRLDTDAGGNGRLALTRRFPKGVVLGIAPFNFPLNLCAHKVAPAIAVGAPIILKPAPATPISALILGELLAETDLPVGSWSVLPVPNDRMPALVQDERLPVISFTGSDTVGYAIQRSVPHKHCTLELGGNAAAVVLADWSSEEDLDWAATRIATFSNYQGGQSCISVQRVIADASVYDRLVPKVVAAVEAQVTGDPTDEATEVGPLVSEDAAKRVEAWVDEAVKGGATLLAGGKREGATYAPTVLADLPADATLAREEVFGPVLTLHRVDGEAAAFAEVNDSKFGLQTGVFTHDLQTAFRAHRALEVGGVIVGDVPSYRADQMPYGGVKQSGVGREGVAYAMDDYTYERVLVLTGLAL; from the coding sequence ATGACCGTCACCCACGCCTTCTGGCTCGCCGGCCGCCAGGCCACCGGCGAGGCCACCTTCGACGTCACCTCCCCCTGGGACGGCCGCCTCGTCGGCCAGGTGAGCGTGCCCACCGAGGCCCAGGTCGAGGAGGCCGTGGCCGCCGCCCACGCCGTCGTCGACGAGTTCGCCGCCACCCCCGCGCACGTGCGCGCCGCCGCCCTCGACCACGTGTCGAAGCGGCTCGCCGAGCGCACCGAGGAGATCGCGCGGCTCATCACCGCCGAGAACGGCAAGCCCCTGAAGTGGGCGCGCGGCGAGGTCGGCCGCGCCGTGTCCGTCTTCCGCTTCGCCGCCGAGGAGGCCCGCCGCTTCAACGGCGGCGAGGCCCAGCGCCTCGACACGGACGCCGGTGGCAACGGCCGCCTCGCCCTGACGCGCCGCTTCCCGAAGGGCGTCGTCCTCGGCATCGCGCCGTTCAACTTCCCGCTGAACCTGTGCGCCCACAAGGTCGCCCCGGCCATCGCCGTCGGCGCCCCGATCATCCTCAAGCCGGCCCCGGCCACCCCGATCTCCGCCCTGATCCTGGGCGAGCTGCTGGCCGAGACCGACCTGCCGGTCGGCTCCTGGTCCGTCCTGCCGGTGCCGAACGACCGCATGCCCGCCCTCGTCCAGGACGAGCGGCTGCCGGTCATCTCCTTCACCGGCTCCGACACGGTCGGCTACGCCATCCAGCGCTCCGTGCCGCACAAGCACTGCACCCTGGAGCTGGGCGGCAACGCCGCGGCCGTCGTCCTCGCCGACTGGTCCTCCGAGGAGGACCTGGACTGGGCGGCGACCCGCATCGCCACCTTCTCCAACTACCAGGGCGGCCAGTCCTGCATCTCCGTCCAGCGGGTGATCGCGGACGCCTCGGTGTACGACCGGCTGGTCCCGAAGGTCGTCGCCGCGGTCGAGGCGCAGGTCACCGGCGACCCGACCGACGAGGCCACCGAGGTCGGCCCGCTCGTCAGCGAGGACGCCGCCAAGCGCGTCGAGGCGTGGGTGGACGAGGCCGTCAAGGGCGGCGCCACCCTGCTGGCCGGCGGCAAGCGCGAGGGCGCGACCTACGCCCCGACCGTCCTCGCCGACCTCCCCGCCGACGCCACCCTCGCCCGCGAGGAGGTCTTCGGCCCGGTCCTGACGCTCCACCGGGTGGACGGCGAGGCCGCGGCCTTCGCCGAGGTCAACGACTCCAAGTTCGGCCTCCAGACCGGTGTGTTCACCCACGACCTGCAGACCGCCTTCCGCGCCCACCGCGCTCTGGAGGTCGGCGGCGTGATCGTCGGCGACGTCCCGTCCTACCGCGCCGACCAGATGCCGTACGGCGGCGTCAAGCAGTCCGGCGTGGGCCGCGAGGGCGTCGCGTACGCGATGGACGACTACACGTACGAGCGGGTCCTGGTCCTCACCGGCCTGGCCCTGTAA
- a CDS encoding PucR family transcriptional regulator: MPLTLASLVQHSALKLAVRAGADRLDTPVRWAHVSELADPVPYMEGGELLLTTAMTLDAEDADAMRRYVRRLARAGVVGVGFAVGVNYDEIPGALLQAAREEGLPLLEVPRRTPFLAISKAVSAALAADQYRAVTAGFEAQRELTRAALAEGPDAVVARLAAHVDGWAALYDASGAVLAAAPEWAARRAARLTPDVERLRERSAPASAVVGGTDDRVELQSLGTGRRVRGALAVGTGAPLGTAERYAVHSAVALLTLTTERSRSLQAAEQRLGAAVLRMMLAGQPDHARTVAGDLYGGLLDAPFRLLIAEASGDADQAAEPPLDVLADALEAAAARAGEAVLTVPEGEDRLVVLAQDGGAVVTACDAYAAREADEAGVVIGLSAPAGPIAATTAYKQAEQALSVARRRGRALVEHEELAAGSLLPLLADDAVRAFADGMLRALYEHDATGRGDLVASLRAWLSRHGQWDAAAADLGVHRHTLRYRMRRVEEILGRSLDDPDVRMELWLALKTTGGRPPGPDRPPTTR, from the coding sequence ATGCCGCTCACCCTCGCCTCGCTCGTCCAGCACTCCGCGCTGAAGCTCGCCGTACGGGCCGGCGCGGACCGCCTCGACACGCCCGTCCGCTGGGCCCACGTCAGCGAACTGGCCGACCCCGTCCCGTACATGGAGGGCGGTGAGCTGCTGCTCACCACCGCCATGACGCTCGACGCCGAGGACGCCGACGCCATGCGCCGGTACGTCCGCCGGCTCGCCCGCGCGGGGGTCGTCGGGGTCGGCTTCGCGGTCGGCGTGAACTACGACGAGATCCCCGGCGCCCTGCTTCAGGCGGCCCGCGAAGAGGGGCTGCCCCTGCTGGAGGTGCCCCGCCGCACCCCGTTCCTCGCCATCTCCAAGGCGGTGTCCGCCGCGCTCGCCGCCGACCAGTACCGGGCCGTCACGGCGGGGTTCGAGGCGCAGCGGGAGCTGACCCGCGCCGCCCTCGCCGAGGGCCCGGACGCCGTGGTGGCCCGGCTGGCCGCCCACGTCGACGGCTGGGCCGCGCTGTACGACGCGTCGGGCGCCGTCCTGGCCGCCGCGCCGGAGTGGGCGGCGCGGCGTGCGGCCCGGCTCACCCCGGACGTGGAGCGGCTGCGGGAGCGGTCCGCCCCGGCCAGCGCCGTGGTGGGCGGCACCGACGACCGGGTGGAGCTCCAGTCGCTGGGCACCGGGCGGCGCGTGCGGGGCGCGCTGGCGGTGGGCACGGGCGCGCCGCTCGGCACGGCGGAGCGGTACGCGGTCCACTCGGCCGTCGCCCTGCTGACCCTCACGACGGAGCGGTCGCGGTCCCTGCAGGCCGCCGAGCAGCGCCTGGGCGCGGCCGTGCTGCGGATGATGCTGGCCGGGCAGCCCGACCACGCCCGGACGGTGGCGGGCGACCTGTACGGCGGGCTGCTCGACGCCCCGTTCCGGCTGCTCATCGCGGAGGCGTCGGGGGACGCGGACCAGGCGGCCGAGCCGCCGCTCGACGTGCTGGCCGACGCGCTGGAGGCGGCCGCCGCCCGTGCCGGGGAGGCCGTGCTCACCGTCCCGGAGGGCGAGGACCGGCTGGTGGTGCTCGCCCAGGACGGGGGAGCGGTGGTCACCGCCTGCGACGCGTACGCCGCCCGCGAGGCCGACGAGGCGGGCGTCGTGATCGGCCTGTCCGCCCCGGCCGGCCCGATAGCGGCGACCACCGCCTACAAGCAGGCCGAGCAGGCGCTGTCGGTGGCCCGCCGGCGCGGTCGCGCCCTCGTCGAGCACGAGGAGCTGGCCGCCGGCTCGCTGCTGCCCCTGCTGGCGGACGACGCCGTGCGGGCGTTCGCCGACGGCATGCTGCGCGCCCTGTACGAGCACGACGCGACCGGCCGCGGCGACCTGGTCGCCTCCCTGCGGGCCTGGCTCTCCCGGCACGGCCAGTGGGACGCCGCGGCGGCCGACCTGGGCGTCCACCGCCACACGCTGCGGTACCGGATGCGGCGCGTCGAGGAGATCCTGGGCCGTTCCCTGGACGACCCGGACGTCCGCATGGAGCTGTGGCTGGCGCTGAAGACGACGGGAGGCCGCCCGCCGGGACCGGACCGGCCCCCCACCACCCGCTGA